The Dehalogenimonas lykanthroporepellens BL-DC-9 genome includes a window with the following:
- a CDS encoding UspA domain protein (PFAM: UspA domain protein~KEGG: tro:trd_1809 universal stress protein): protein MTRIEKVLVPLDGSDGAEITLTYALALAGATGAELTLASVDESGGESANLYQSYLELLDKRLSETHPNLTGRWQTRLASGKAGDELLRLAGETGADLVVISAHGASGKGAAQLGKTASKILSDITRPVLLIKSAPKAERPLIRRILVPLDGSGIGQAAVEMAAGLAPAFGAEIHLLQVVESVRYMPSIDGLGAYTLPIDDEEIYQEAEAFLGRRADELKEKGQAVVTAVAGGAATEQISRYAEENDIDLIAMSTHGLSGLSKWVFGSVTQKLIQYGTLPVLVVKPEE from the coding sequence ATGACACGCATCGAAAAGGTACTGGTACCGCTGGACGGCTCCGACGGGGCCGAGATTACCCTGACCTACGCTCTGGCGCTGGCCGGGGCCACCGGAGCCGAACTGACACTGGCATCGGTGGACGAAAGCGGCGGTGAATCGGCCAATCTCTACCAGAGCTATCTGGAACTGCTGGACAAACGTCTGAGCGAGACACACCCGAACCTTACCGGACGCTGGCAGACCCGCCTGGCAAGCGGCAAAGCCGGTGACGAACTGCTCCGGCTGGCCGGGGAAACCGGGGCCGACCTGGTGGTCATCTCTGCCCACGGCGCTTCAGGCAAGGGCGCGGCGCAACTGGGCAAGACCGCTTCCAAGATACTGTCGGATATCACCCGGCCGGTGCTACTCATTAAAAGCGCGCCGAAGGCCGAGCGGCCGCTCATCAGGCGGATACTGGTGCCGCTGGACGGCTCCGGTATCGGTCAGGCGGCGGTGGAAATGGCCGCCGGGCTGGCGCCTGCCTTCGGGGCGGAGATACATCTCCTCCAGGTGGTGGAGTCGGTTCGTTATATGCCATCCATCGACGGCCTGGGGGCTTATACCCTGCCCATCGACGACGAGGAAATTTACCAGGAAGCCGAGGCCTTCCTGGGACGACGGGCCGATGAGTTGAAAGAAAAAGGACAGGCAGTAGTAACAGCGGTAGCTGGCGGGGCGGCTACGGAGCAGATTTCCCGGTACGCCGAAGAAAACGACATTGATCTGATAGCCATGTCCACCCACGGGCTGTCGGGGTTGTCGAAGTGGGTTTTCGGCAGTGTTACCCAGAAGTTAATTCAGTATGGGACGTTGCCGGTGCTGGTGGTGAAGCCGGAGGAGTAG
- a CDS encoding ribosomal protein L32 (KEGG: det:DET1275 50S ribosomal protein L32~TIGRFAM: ribosomal protein L32~PFAM: ribosomal L32p protein) produces MAVPKRKTTPVRQGNRRSHLALKEKQLVECKQCHQPILSHRACPVCGDYNGRTVLDLEGKAQRKAEKAQKAKE; encoded by the coding sequence ATGGCCGTACCCAAGAGAAAAACGACCCCGGTTCGCCAGGGCAACCGCCGCTCCCACCTGGCGTTAAAAGAAAAGCAACTGGTGGAATGCAAGCAGTGTCACCAGCCGATACTCTCGCATCGCGCCTGCCCCGTTTGCGGTGATTACAATGGACGCACTGTTCTCGACCTTGAGGGCAAGGCTCAGCGCAAGGCGGAGAAAGCCCAGAAGGCCAAAGAATAG
- a CDS encoding hypothetical protein (KEGG: dev:DhcVS_1067 hypothetical protein), producing MTVQYSGGTARLYAKDIEKPVADIRYQMMSAQPELRLTEPVSFRLRVSGLFD from the coding sequence GTGACCGTCCAGTACAGCGGCGGCACCGCCCGGCTGTACGCCAAGGACATCGAAAAACCGGTTGCCGACATACGTTACCAGATGATGTCCGCACAGCCGGAACTGAGACTGACAGAGCCCGTCAGCTTTCGTCTCCGGGTTTCCGGATTATTTGACTGA
- a CDS encoding Methyltransferase type 11 (PFAM: Methyltransferase type 11~KEGG: nth:Nther_2707 methyltransferase type 11): MAEEHAFPARMAERLDNPGRLAELRIPELLCDIGGVEAGMTCIDLGAGTGTFTRPLGVLVGSAGRVYAVDASPELLELLKAKKPPEQVTVVTADFTATGLDTGIADFCLTAFVLHETRALEALLKEAFRLLKTDGRLLVVEWRAELEAPGPPKNIRMTPERLGDLLAEAGFTGFAWQNWTEKHYFATAEKE, encoded by the coding sequence ATGGCTGAAGAGCACGCTTTTCCCGCCCGGATGGCCGAAAGGCTGGACAACCCCGGCCGGCTGGCCGAACTGCGTATCCCGGAACTGCTGTGTGACATCGGTGGCGTTGAAGCCGGCATGACCTGTATCGACCTCGGCGCCGGCACGGGTACGTTTACCCGGCCGCTCGGGGTGCTGGTCGGCTCTGCCGGACGGGTATATGCCGTTGATGCCTCGCCCGAACTGCTGGAATTGCTCAAGGCTAAGAAACCACCGGAACAGGTAACGGTGGTGACTGCCGATTTCACTGCCACCGGTCTGGATACCGGCATTGCCGACTTCTGCCTGACGGCCTTCGTCCTTCATGAAACCAGAGCGCTGGAAGCATTACTCAAAGAGGCTTTTCGACTGCTGAAAACGGACGGACGCCTGCTGGTGGTGGAATGGCGGGCGGAACTGGAAGCCCCCGGCCCACCGAAAAATATCCGCATGACGCCGGAGCGCCTGGGCGACCTGCTGGCCGAGGCCGGCTTTACCGGTTTTGCCTGGCAGAACTGGACAGAGAAGCACTACTTCGCCACCGCTGAAAAAGAGTGA
- a CDS encoding protein of unknown function DUF167 (KEGG: gsu:GSU0864 hypothetical protein~manually curated~PFAM: protein of unknown function DUF167) translates to MKPADSAKNAVIALKVQPGSGRNEITDTAAEIIRVRVTAAPEHGKANRAVAELLAERLGLPKSRVTIVRGLTSRRKVAAVAGLSEAEVREKLGKTD, encoded by the coding sequence ATGAAACCGGCAGATTCAGCTAAAAACGCCGTCATCGCCCTCAAGGTGCAACCCGGCTCCGGGCGGAACGAAATAACCGACACCGCGGCCGAAATCATCCGGGTGAGGGTGACCGCCGCCCCGGAACACGGCAAGGCCAACCGGGCGGTGGCGGAACTGCTGGCGGAGCGACTGGGTCTGCCGAAAAGCAGGGTAACCATAGTGCGGGGACTGACCTCCCGGCGCAAGGTGGCGGCGGTGGCAGGTCTGTCCGAAGCTGAAGTCAGGGAGAAACTGGGGAAGACGGATTAG
- a CDS encoding NusB antitermination factor (KEGG: tro:trd_1619 transcription antitermination factor NusB~TIGRFAM: transcription antitermination factor NusB~PFAM: NusB/RsmB/TIM44): protein MPRRHQARIVALKSLYEVDLTGHDPDKVIERRLLFAELGPELETLAQSILAGTLAAREEADSLIYRLAPTYPVDQLAPVDRNILRLAIYEIIHDNKVPVRVAINEAVELAKEFGSDGSAKFINGVLSSVAALAQRE from the coding sequence ATGCCGAGACGTCACCAGGCCAGGATTGTCGCCCTTAAAAGCCTCTACGAAGTCGATTTGACCGGTCATGACCCGGACAAGGTGATTGAGCGCCGTCTGCTTTTCGCTGAACTCGGTCCCGAGCTGGAAACGCTGGCTCAGAGCATACTGGCTGGTACGCTGGCCGCCAGGGAAGAGGCTGACTCGCTCATCTACCGCCTGGCGCCGACCTATCCGGTGGATCAGCTGGCGCCGGTTGACCGCAACATCCTGAGGCTTGCAATATACGAAATTATCCATGATAATAAAGTCCCGGTACGGGTTGCCATCAACGAAGCGGTGGAACTGGCCAAGGAGTTCGGCTCCGACGGTTCCGCCAAATTTATAAACGGGGTGCTGAGCTCCGTCGCCGCCCTGGCTCAGCGTGAATAG
- a CDS encoding CinA domain protein (KEGG: det:DET1291 competence/damage inducible protein CinA~manually curated~PFAM: CinA domain protein): MKNNNNSETDLTELAVTAGRLLREKGLTVGTAESATGGLLAARLISVPGASDYCRGGIIAYHNEIKISLAGVKYATLLAFGAVSARVAEEMAAGGRQRLGVDICLSDTGIAGPGADGTDKPAGLFYIGLATPDGARNRKYVFKGNREHNRTAAVRVALEWLVEELSLDNED; encoded by the coding sequence ATGAAGAATAACAATAATAGTGAAACCGATTTGACCGAACTGGCGGTGACAGCCGGCCGACTGCTTCGTGAAAAGGGGCTGACCGTCGGCACCGCGGAATCGGCCACCGGCGGTCTGCTGGCCGCCCGTCTTATATCAGTGCCTGGGGCTTCCGACTACTGCCGCGGCGGCATCATCGCCTATCATAATGAAATCAAGATAAGTCTGGCCGGCGTCAAGTACGCAACCCTGCTGGCCTTCGGCGCTGTCAGCGCCCGCGTGGCCGAGGAAATGGCCGCCGGCGGCCGTCAGCGGCTGGGCGTCGATATCTGCCTGTCCGATACCGGCATCGCCGGCCCCGGGGCTGACGGCACCGACAAACCGGCCGGCCTGTTCTATATCGGTTTGGCCACCCCGGATGGGGCGCGCAACCGCAAGTATGTCTTCAAGGGCAATCGCGAGCATAACCGGACAGCCGCCGTCAGGGTGGCTCTGGAATGGCTGGTCGAGGAACTATCCCTGGATAACGAGGACTAA
- a CDS encoding 3-oxoacyl-(acyl-carrier-protein) reductase (KEGG: lsp:Bsph_1519 3-oxoacyl-(acyl-carrier protein) reductase~TIGRFAM: 3-oxoacyl-(acyl-carrier-protein) reductase~PFAM: short-chain dehydrogenase/reductase SDR) — protein MELEKKLSGRVAVVTGAGRGIGRAVALRLADEGASVVLNSLSDSATAVADEIKANGGQATAVSGDVAKAEDVSRLIETAVSAFGRLDILVNNAGITRDNLLLRMSEEDWDAVIDTNLKSVYLCCRAALKPLLKSRASGRIINISSIIGLSGNAGQANYSASKAGIIGLTKTLARELASRQVTVNAIAPGFIVTDMTAGMTEEARQSLVGRIPLGSLGQPEDVAAAVAFLAGDGAHYITGQTLTIDGGMTL, from the coding sequence ATGGAACTAGAAAAGAAACTCTCCGGCCGGGTGGCTGTGGTTACCGGCGCCGGGCGCGGCATCGGTCGGGCAGTAGCCCTGCGTCTGGCTGACGAGGGCGCCTCGGTGGTGCTCAACAGCCTGTCAGACTCGGCAACCGCGGTGGCCGATGAGATTAAAGCTAACGGCGGTCAGGCTACAGCCGTCAGCGGCGACGTGGCCAAAGCCGAAGACGTCAGCCGTCTCATCGAAACCGCCGTCTCCGCCTTCGGTAGGTTGGACATCCTGGTCAACAACGCCGGCATCACCCGGGACAATCTCCTGCTCCGCATGAGCGAGGAAGACTGGGACGCCGTCATCGATACCAATCTCAAAAGCGTCTATCTCTGTTGCCGCGCCGCCCTCAAGCCCCTGCTCAAGAGCCGGGCTTCCGGCCGCATCATCAACATTTCCAGCATCATCGGTCTGAGCGGTAATGCCGGCCAGGCCAACTACTCTGCTTCCAAGGCCGGCATCATCGGTTTGACCAAGACGCTGGCCCGGGAACTGGCTTCCCGCCAGGTCACCGTCAACGCCATCGCCCCCGGTTTCATCGTCACCGACATGACCGCCGGGATGACCGAAGAGGCCCGCCAGAGTCTGGTCGGCCGTATTCCGCTGGGTTCGCTGGGACAGCCTGAAGACGTAGCCGCCGCGGTGGCTTTTCTGGCCGGCGATGGAGCGCACTATATCACCGGCCAGACGCTGACCATCGACGGCGGGATGACGCTGTGA
- a CDS encoding conserved hypothetical protein (KEGG: deg:DehalGT_1020 hypothetical protein), giving the protein MELGKIFNHGGDDLLGEVEYRLQSDDQSGWWGELIFLEFTRIPDGAGYYIEMADGRRGACSLKKRVNKAVHGIPPRYYYYFRGVGRLEKA; this is encoded by the coding sequence ATGGAGTTAGGCAAGATCTTCAATCACGGCGGCGACGACCTGCTGGGCGAGGTGGAATACCGGTTGCAGAGCGACGACCAGAGCGGCTGGTGGGGAGAGCTCATTTTCCTGGAATTCACCCGCATCCCCGACGGCGCCGGGTATTACATCGAAATGGCCGACGGCCGCCGCGGCGCCTGCTCGCTTAAGAAACGCGTCAACAAGGCCGTCCACGGCATTCCGCCGCGCTACTATTACTACTTCAGGGGTGTCGGCAGACTGGAAAAGGCGTGA
- a CDS encoding malonyl CoA-acyl carrier protein transacylase (KEGG: det:DET1276 malonyl CoA-acyl carrier protein transacylase~TIGRFAM: malonyl CoA-acyl carrier protein transacylase~PFAM: Acyl transferase), with translation MDNTKLAFVFPGQGAQFPGMGQDAWDQFDASRAVFKAADERLGFSISRLCFEGPEDKLKETAIVQPAMVTTCLAYLAAVRDMEVLPQPDFVAGHSLGEYTALAVAGALDFTDAIQLSALRGRLMQLAANETPGSMAAVMGMNESELCAVVANGGVYIANYNSPGQLVISGARDNMTSIIETLTAKGARVVPLAVSGAFHTPLMAPAAEGLARVVERLEFKDAAIPVIANTTGQPITAAEDIRAELLRQLTESVYWQKSVEYMIAQGVGTFVEIGPGKVLTGLIRRIDRGVRAMNIGDATAIKSMQTGAWN, from the coding sequence GTGGATAATACCAAGCTGGCTTTCGTCTTTCCCGGCCAGGGGGCGCAGTTTCCCGGCATGGGTCAGGACGCCTGGGATCAGTTCGACGCTTCCCGCGCCGTCTTCAAGGCCGCCGATGAGCGCCTGGGCTTCAGCATATCCCGGCTGTGTTTCGAAGGGCCGGAGGATAAACTGAAGGAAACCGCCATTGTCCAGCCGGCGATGGTCACCACCTGCCTGGCTTACCTGGCCGCTGTTCGTGACATGGAAGTCCTGCCTCAGCCGGATTTCGTCGCCGGTCATTCCCTGGGCGAATACACCGCTCTGGCCGTCGCCGGCGCGCTGGATTTTACCGATGCCATTCAGCTGTCAGCTTTGCGCGGACGGCTGATGCAACTGGCCGCCAACGAGACCCCCGGCTCCATGGCCGCGGTCATGGGTATGAATGAATCAGAATTATGCGCTGTCGTGGCCAACGGCGGTGTTTATATCGCCAATTACAACAGTCCCGGTCAGCTGGTCATCTCCGGCGCCCGGGATAACATGACCAGCATTATCGAAACACTGACCGCCAAAGGCGCCCGGGTGGTGCCGCTGGCGGTCTCCGGCGCTTTCCACACCCCGTTGATGGCCCCGGCCGCCGAAGGTCTGGCCAGAGTGGTGGAACGCCTGGAATTCAAGGACGCCGCCATTCCCGTCATCGCCAACACTACCGGTCAGCCCATTACCGCCGCCGAAGACATCCGCGCCGAATTGCTCCGCCAGTTGACCGAAAGCGTGTATTGGCAGAAATCGGTGGAATACATGATTGCTCAGGGCGTCGGCACCTTCGTGGAAATCGGCCCGGGCAAGGTACTGACCGGTCTTATCCGGCGCATTGACCGTGGAGTGCGCGCCATGAACATCGGCGACGCCACGGCCATCAAGAGCATGCAGACGGGCGCATGGAACTAG
- a CDS encoding hypothetical protein (KEGG: dev:DhcVS_382 hypothetical protein), translated as MARRQDHEPNTRQERRERKRAARKSKMTHHGKSIALIYRRSIEKRADGKDADG; from the coding sequence ATGGCCCGTCGTCAAGACCATGAACCAAACACCCGCCAGGAGCGTCGTGAACGCAAGCGCGCCGCCAGAAAATCGAAAATGACCCACCACGGCAAATCCATCGCCCTCATCTACCGCCGGAGCATCGAAAAACGGGCCGACGGGAAGGACGCCGATGGCTGA
- a CDS encoding ribonuclease PH (TIGRFAM: ribonuclease PH~KEGG: deg:DehalGT_1026 ribonuclease PH~PFAM: 3' exoribonuclease; Exoribonuclease, phosphorolytic domain 2), whose product MSRIDGRAANAMRPVTITPGFQAFADGSVLIEQGKTRVICSVSMEERVPAFLRNSGTGWVTAEYAMLPRATTSRTPRESVKGKVSGRSQEIQRLIGRSLRAVTDLSALGERSFVVDCDVIQADAGTRTAAITGGYVALYLALNKLFRLGVFKEMPLRAQVAAISVVMRQNNLLLDPVYEEDCGADADFNLVMNSKGEFLEIQGTAEQRPFKRNTLDAVLGLAEKGIGQLFEIQQTTLAGL is encoded by the coding sequence ATGTCAAGAATTGACGGCCGGGCGGCAAACGCCATGCGCCCGGTAACCATCACTCCCGGCTTTCAGGCCTTCGCCGACGGCTCAGTGCTCATCGAACAGGGCAAGACGCGGGTCATCTGTTCCGTATCCATGGAGGAGAGGGTGCCGGCCTTCCTGCGTAACAGCGGCACCGGCTGGGTGACCGCCGAGTACGCCATGTTGCCCCGCGCCACCACCAGCCGCACACCGCGGGAATCAGTCAAAGGCAAGGTATCCGGCAGAAGCCAGGAGATACAGCGGCTTATCGGCCGTTCGCTCCGGGCGGTCACCGACCTGTCAGCGCTGGGGGAACGCAGTTTTGTAGTGGACTGCGATGTCATCCAGGCCGACGCCGGCACCCGCACCGCCGCCATCACCGGCGGTTATGTAGCCCTTTACCTGGCACTCAATAAGCTGTTCCGGCTGGGGGTTTTCAAGGAAATGCCGCTCCGGGCGCAGGTGGCCGCCATTTCGGTGGTCATGCGTCAGAACAATCTGCTGTTGGATCCGGTCTATGAAGAGGACTGCGGCGCCGACGCCGATTTCAACCTGGTGATGAATTCCAAAGGCGAATTCCTGGAAATACAGGGAACCGCCGAACAACGGCCTTTTAAACGGAACACCCTGGACGCGGTGCTGGGACTGGCGGAAAAGGGCATCGGACAGCTTTTCGAGATTCAGCAGACGACGCTGGCCGGGCTTTAG
- a CDS encoding protein of unknown function DUF177 (PFAM: protein of unknown function DUF177~KEGG: deg:DehalGT_1011 protein of unknown function DUF177): protein MLEINVAQLEKSLIGTTREYDIDDTLELEGQSVSLTGQVVMTRTNRSVLVKGELQGAVDMECSRCLRRYTAPVAFTFEEEFFPAVDVTSGLLLETHEEEGDFVIDENHVLDLTEAARQYLILAQPMKPLCRTDCPGILPQAG from the coding sequence GTGCTGGAAATCAACGTAGCCCAACTGGAAAAGTCGCTCATCGGCACCACCCGGGAATACGATATCGATGATACCCTGGAACTAGAGGGTCAGTCGGTCAGCCTCACCGGGCAGGTGGTGATGACCCGCACCAACCGGTCGGTTCTGGTCAAAGGGGAACTGCAAGGCGCAGTGGATATGGAGTGCTCCCGCTGTCTGCGGCGGTACACGGCGCCGGTGGCCTTCACCTTCGAGGAAGAATTCTTCCCGGCCGTGGACGTTACCAGTGGCCTGTTACTGGAAACCCATGAGGAAGAAGGTGATTTTGTCATCGATGAGAATCACGTCCTGGACCTGACGGAGGCGGCCAGGCAGTATCTCATCCTGGCCCAGCCGATGAAGCCGTTGTGCCGGACGGATTGCCCCGGGATTCTGCCGCAGGCCGGCTGA
- a CDS encoding acyl carrier protein (KEGG: det:DET1279 acyl carrier protein~TIGRFAM: acyl carrier protein~PFAM: phosphopantetheine-binding) has translation MATIFERVKKIGIEQLGVEDKDVTMEASFTDDLGADSLDLVELIMALEEEFSTDDAKIEIPDEDAEKLLTVKDVVEYLKGKGVTD, from the coding sequence ATGGCCACAATTTTTGAGCGCGTCAAGAAAATCGGCATCGAACAGCTCGGCGTCGAGGACAAGGACGTCACCATGGAAGCCTCGTTCACCGATGACCTGGGCGCCGATTCACTGGACCTGGTGGAACTGATCATGGCTCTGGAAGAAGAGTTTTCCACTGATGACGCCAAGATCGAGATTCCCGACGAAGACGCGGAGAAACTGCTGACCGTCAAGGATGTCGTCGAGTACCTGAAGGGCAAAGGCGTTACCGACTAA
- a CDS encoding glutamate 5-kinase (TIGRFAM: glutamate 5-kinase~PFAM: aspartate/glutamate/uridylate kinase; PUA domain containing protein~KEGG: deg:DehalGT_1019 glutamate 5-kinase~SMART: PUA domain containing protein), giving the protein MNAELNYRRVVIKLGTNLLTGGSGRLDQLVMGELVAQVARLAQAGVEVAVVSSGAIAAGKEKLGLYKKLRDMPYRQILASVGQSRLMNVYDGLFGAHGLTVAQALLTRTDLNDRSGYLNARNTLLALMELRVIPIVNENDVVAVDEIEEAKFGDNDNLSAMVANLIDADLLLMLSDIDGLYTGNPLKDKSAQLVPLVEKITPEIEALAGGTWSEAAVGGMVTKIEAARLATASGVRVVIAAGREPDIITRIMSGSADGTHFLPAGEPDSRRRWLLSGLSVRGKVIIDEGAARAVGRCGSLLPAGIREAEGNFKRGDIIRIIGPEGRLLGYGIANYDAADMNAVRGLHSGKIAETLGRSYGAEAIHRNNLVIC; this is encoded by the coding sequence ATGAACGCAGAACTGAATTACCGCCGGGTTGTCATCAAGCTGGGCACCAACCTCCTGACCGGAGGCAGTGGCCGGCTGGATCAACTGGTCATGGGAGAACTGGTGGCCCAGGTGGCCCGGCTGGCTCAGGCCGGGGTGGAGGTGGCGGTGGTCAGTTCCGGCGCCATTGCCGCCGGCAAGGAAAAACTGGGGCTGTACAAGAAGCTCCGCGATATGCCGTACCGTCAGATTCTGGCTTCGGTAGGCCAGTCACGGCTGATGAATGTCTATGACGGACTGTTCGGCGCTCACGGGCTGACGGTAGCCCAGGCTCTCCTGACCCGCACCGACCTCAACGACCGCTCCGGTTACCTGAACGCCCGCAACACCCTGCTGGCGCTGATGGAGCTGAGGGTCATCCCCATCGTCAACGAAAACGACGTGGTGGCCGTGGACGAGATAGAGGAAGCCAAGTTCGGCGACAATGACAACCTTTCGGCCATGGTGGCCAACCTCATCGACGCCGATTTGCTGTTGATGCTGTCCGACATCGACGGGCTGTACACCGGCAACCCGCTCAAGGACAAAAGCGCGCAACTGGTGCCGCTGGTGGAGAAAATCACCCCGGAGATAGAAGCCCTGGCCGGGGGCACCTGGAGCGAGGCGGCAGTGGGCGGCATGGTGACCAAGATAGAGGCGGCGCGGCTGGCGACAGCCTCCGGTGTACGCGTGGTTATCGCCGCCGGCCGGGAGCCGGATATCATCACCCGTATCATGTCCGGTTCAGCTGACGGGACGCATTTCCTGCCCGCCGGAGAACCCGACTCACGGCGACGCTGGCTGTTGTCCGGGCTGTCGGTGCGGGGGAAGGTCATCATTGACGAAGGGGCGGCGCGCGCCGTCGGCCGTTGCGGCAGTCTGCTGCCAGCCGGCATCAGGGAAGCAGAAGGTAATTTCAAGCGCGGCGATATCATCCGCATCATCGGCCCTGAGGGCCGGTTGCTGGGCTACGGCATCGCCAATTACGACGCGGCGGACATGAACGCCGTCCGCGGCCTGCATTCCGGCAAGATAGCCGAGACACTGGGCCGCAGTTACGGGGCGGAGGCCATCCACCGCAATAATCTGGTTATCTGTTAA
- a CDS encoding gamma-glutamyl phosphate reductase (KEGG: dev:DhcVS_1071 gamma-glutamyl phosphate reductase~TIGRFAM: gamma-glutamyl phosphate reductase): protein MSAEERLREQGKLARTAGRRLSYTPTDVKNAALRAIADELEAGASAIFEANKLDQAEAVAAGMNAAMLDRLVLNEERIRGIAADVRSIAALPDPVGEVFDMRTHTNGLVIGKKRVPLGVIAAIYESRPNVTVDITALCLKAGNAVILRGGKETIRSNRALVAVIHRAVAGAGISADAVQFIDNTDRALVPVLLRMSDYIDLVIPRGGAGLIRSVKESSTIPVVAGGIGVCHTYIDRDADLDAAVAIAYNAKVQRPTVCNAMDTLIVHRDIAETYLPRIAAEWAKAGVEMRCDERALEILGGRPELKTTAADPEDWEREYLALIAGVRVVDDLDGAIAHIAEFGSGHSEAIVTENYTAATRFLNEVDAAAVYVNASTRFTDGAQFGLGAEIGISTQKMHARGPLGLKEITSYKWLVYGTGQVRP, encoded by the coding sequence ATGAGCGCCGAAGAAAGACTGAGAGAACAAGGAAAGCTGGCTCGAACAGCCGGACGGCGGCTGTCATATACGCCGACCGACGTCAAGAACGCCGCCCTGCGGGCCATCGCCGACGAGCTGGAAGCCGGGGCCTCAGCCATCTTCGAGGCTAATAAGCTGGACCAGGCCGAAGCGGTAGCCGCGGGCATGAACGCCGCCATGCTGGACCGGCTGGTTTTGAACGAAGAACGCATCCGGGGCATCGCCGCCGATGTACGCAGTATCGCCGCCCTGCCCGACCCGGTGGGCGAGGTATTCGACATGCGCACCCATACCAACGGACTGGTCATCGGCAAGAAGCGGGTGCCGCTGGGAGTTATCGCCGCCATCTACGAGTCCCGTCCCAATGTGACGGTGGACATCACCGCACTGTGCCTGAAGGCGGGCAACGCCGTCATCCTGCGGGGCGGCAAGGAGACCATCCGCTCCAACCGGGCGCTGGTGGCGGTCATCCACCGGGCAGTGGCCGGCGCTGGCATTTCGGCCGATGCCGTACAGTTCATCGACAACACCGACCGGGCGCTGGTGCCGGTGCTGTTACGCATGAGCGATTATATCGACCTGGTCATCCCCCGCGGCGGCGCCGGACTTATCCGGTCGGTCAAGGAAAGTTCCACCATTCCGGTAGTGGCCGGGGGTATCGGCGTCTGCCATACCTACATCGACCGCGACGCCGACCTCGACGCGGCGGTGGCCATCGCTTACAACGCCAAGGTACAGAGACCGACGGTCTGCAACGCCATGGACACCCTCATCGTTCACCGGGACATCGCCGAGACCTACCTGCCGCGCATTGCCGCCGAGTGGGCCAAAGCCGGGGTGGAGATGCGCTGTGATGAGCGGGCGCTGGAGATACTGGGCGGCCGGCCGGAACTGAAAACCACTGCCGCCGACCCGGAAGACTGGGAACGGGAATACCTGGCGCTTATCGCCGGCGTACGGGTGGTGGACGACCTGGACGGCGCCATCGCCCATATCGCCGAATTCGGTTCCGGGCATTCCGAAGCCATCGTCACCGAGAATTATACCGCCGCCACCCGTTTCCTGAACGAGGTGGATGCCGCCGCGGTTTATGTCAACGCCTCGACCCGCTTCACCGACGGCGCCCAGTTCGGCCTGGGGGCCGAAATCGGCATCTCCACCCAGAAGATGCACGCCCGCGGGCCGCTGGGGCTGAAGGAAATCACCAGCTACAAGTGGCTGGTCTACGGCACCGGTCAGGTTCGTCCCTGA